Part of the Anopheles coluzzii chromosome 3, AcolN3, whole genome shotgun sequence genome is shown below.
TTTGCCTTTTGGGCTTCTCCTCGTTGCTGGGTGAAAGTAGCAGTTCGCATTACCTGCTACCCGAGAGACGGTCACTAGAGATGGCTGCTTAAACGAAGACTAGCGGCACAACGGCGGTGCAAATTAAGTTACCATATATTTTGGCTCATTCCACGCTTGAGGCGCTCGATTTGATAGCCAAATCGAAATTGATCGACCGTTGCAAATCGGTCGCTTCCGCAATCGATTCGGTTCGCTGCCGCTCTTTCAAACTTAATGTATGCGAAAAGTGCCAGCTTGCGTCCACTCCTATTACTCTCACCACTTTCccaaccctccccccctccgTCGAATATCTCGCACACTAAACGCACACGTTGCTTTATCTACACCCGCATACAGATAACCCTCCGGAGCGTAACAATGCGAGCGGACGGTCCCTTGCGTCGGTTCTGGTCAGCGTTGACGCGGAAGAAACAGAACGAAGACGATGGGTCGGAGTCGAAGCTGGCCCGCGTCCTCACACTGCTCGATCTGACCGGGCTCGGTGTGGGCAGTACGCTCGGTCTCGGTGTGTACGTTCTGGCCGGTTCGGTGGCACGCGAACAGGCCGGTCCGGCCGTCGTTGTCTCGTTCCTGGTGGCGGCCGTCGCTTCCGCCATTGCCGCCTTGTGCTATGCCGAGTTTGCTGCCCGTGTACCGAAGGCTGGCTCCGCCTACGTCTACAGTTACGTGAGCATCGGCGAGTTTACTGCCTTCACGATCGGTTGGAATCTGATTCTGGAGTACGTGATCGGTAAGTACCTCGGGAACCTGGGGGTGTAGCGAGCGATCGGGGTGCATTGTTCCCTCACTGTCAACTCTCGTCGTTTTTGCTCACCTTGCAGGCACGTCCAGCGTGGCCCGTGGCATGAGCGGCTACATCGACTCGCTGGTGGACAACAAAATAAGCAAAGCGATGCGCGAAGCTATGCCGATCGATGTCGACTTCCTGTCGGACTATCCGGACTTTTTCTCGTTCGTCGTGGTGCTGATTCTGGCCGGCCTGCTAGCGTACGGCGTGAAGGAATCGACCCTGATGAACAACATCTTCACCGGCGTGAATCTGATCGTGATCGGAATTGTGCTGGTTGCGGGAGGCATCAACTGCGATCCGGACAATTGGACCATCGATCCGAAGGACATTCCGCCGGGCTACAATGGTGGAGCGGGCGGGTTTGCACCGTTCGGTTTTGCCGGTATCATGGCCGGTGCGGCCAAGTGCTTCTACGGTTTCGTCGGCTTCGACTGTATCGCCACGACCGGCGAGGAGGCGAAGAACCCGGAACGCAACATCCCGCTCGCCATTGTGATCTCGCTCATCATCATTTTCCTAGCGTACTTCGGCATCTCGACCGTGCTGACCATGGCACTGCCCTACTATCTGCAAGACCCGGAAGCACCGTTCCCGCATCTGTTCGAGTCGATCGAATGGCACGCCATTAAGTGGATCGTCTCGATCGGTGCAATCTTTGCGCTCTGTACCAGCCTGCTCGGTGCAATGTTTCCGCTGCCTCGCGTCCTGTACGCCATGTCGTCGGACGGCATCATCTACAAGAAGCTACAGACGGTCCACCCGAAAACGCAAACACCTGTGCTGGCCACTTTGCTGTCCGGGCTGTTGGCGGCGATCATGGCGGCTCTGTTCAATCTGCAGCAGCTGATCGATATGATGTCGATTGGAACGTTGCTAGCCTACACGATCGTAGCGGTGAGTGTACTGGTGTTGCGCTACCAGTCGGAGGAACTGCTCGGTAGTTCGGAAGTCAGCGTGACCGTGCCGGAGGTGATTCGGCAGCTCGTCAATCGCGAGCGTCATCAAGCGCCGACGAAGCTGTCCTCGGCGGTGGTCAAGTTCAGCGTTTGCATTTTTGGTGAGTGGGCAAACCAAAAAGGCCTCATTGGTCTATTACTTATCCCattctttatgttttattgtCCACTTTACAGCCGTGTTTGTCTGCGGTGCATGCGGCATTCTGGTACCGGCCGAAGATTACATTAACGGTGACTACCCGGGCGTCATCGCAGGACTGGCGATACTCGTTGCCCTGCTTGTCGGGCTGTTCGTTGTTATTTCCCTGCAGCCGACGGACAAAATTAAGCTTACATTTAAAGTGCCGCTAGtgccgctgctgccactgATCAGTGTGTTCTTCAACCTGTACCTCATGTTCCAGCTCGACTCCGGTACCTGGATTCGTTTCAGCGTTTGGATTGTCATCGGCTACTTCATCTACTTCAGCTACGGAATCCGCCACTCGATAGAGGGCGAGCGGTTACTCACGAATGCGGAGCTTGCCGCCTCCAAGGCGAACGGCATCGACAATACCGGGTACGACGGTGCGTCCGACATGGTGGATCAGAAGGACCCGGCAAAATTCCAAGGTGCACCGATGTACGTGATAGCAAACGAATCAACGTAGGGGTTGCGTTCGTTACTCGCAAAGTGAGGCGTCAGTATTATGGCGGCGTGAGCAGGATTCCCGCGGGCTGCATCAATGGCGGTCCCAATTTTCATGATAAGCATTAGCTAAGTACAAACGAACGTgagagcaagcaaaacaaaacaaacgacctAGTGCGTACCCGGACCAGGCGAGCAAATCCGCACTACAAGTGATTGTGATAATTATTGCATACTAGTTGTTTAAGGATCTAAATAGAGACATTTGACATAAGCAGCTCAGTGTCTATTTGAAGAAATAGTCGGTTTTATCGCTCTTTTTGCTTTCCTATTCGCAGTTTACATCCACATTCCACGTCCATTCCTTCTCCCATGAATTAcagtatatttttttcattcgggGCATGATGAAATCACCCGCACTTCCAACGATTCCTGCCTCACTATCGAAGAAATGTCCTCCAGACTAATCTTCTTAAAGTAAGTATTGTTGggcattttatttcattctcgCTTCTTCACCTATGATAACGTCGATGACGAACGAGACGAGCAATAAATTAATCCATACGCACGCGCTTGCTGTAACGTTTTACCGCGTAATTGAAGTGTCATCGATTTGTTCCGATAAGCAGCCGACGCATACCGTGTCCGCATTATTGATCTACTATTGTTTGTGGGTGGTATTAGGGCACGAAAAAGTCATTCATCAACTGCCGAGCCAAGTTCATTAGCAGGAGCTTACAGCGATGACGAAATGTGGGCTGCTCGTTGATAAGACGCAAAATATGTAACAGCTGAAATGAAAAGGCCATTGTAAATTGATTCGTAATAAATGATACCTTTGTATCGAAATTCATCCgtgttaaaacaaaaaaatggttaaTTGATAGCTTTAAGACGTGCGCTGGCTGAGATAGCGGTCACATTTATCATTTCGCCTATGGTTATGCATTCCGCATTACACCACGCAAGTTTAGATCGTCATATTGGCAAAATCTCAAGAATCACGTCTACACATAAACATGCCGCACACCTCTCCCCATCCTCTTTCTCTTATTActcctcataccccttccgAGCACCTATTCAAAAAGGCGAGAGTGTGGAAGTGGATACAAATTTGCATCCGGATATAAAAAAGTGTGGGAAGGTTGCACGTCTGTTGACCACACCAGCCACATACGCCATTCGCGTCAGCTGAGCGCAGATCGATTcccggtgtgtttgtgaaacAGGTCCTGCCTTAACTGATGCTATACACGCTCGAACTATACCTTGTTTCCCGTTTCGCTCTGAAAATAGTCTCAGTCGTCGAGTGGTAAATATCGCGTGCACATTGTCCACCGCTGCCGTGGTAAAAGATTAAATTCGCTATCCTTCTTTCCCGTTGAGAGTACACGCGTGTCGATTGAAGGTTTGCAAGTTTACCCTCAGTTGAAAGTGACGTTGGACTGTTTTGGAATTTTTGCGTGCGCGAAGAGTTTACTCTGCTATCAACAGTGACGGATATAGAACGGTACGAAGTGATACTTAAGATTTATAATTAACATTCCTCAAAATTTATGTGAAATGTGTCGAAATTCAAGGGAAAATGTGACCTTGTCCGCTAGTGATTTTGCAACTCCCACCCATGCGTTACTACATTACCTATGATCAATGTTACATAAATGGCACATGACGGGAGTAACAGTTAACGATGTGcggtgaaataaaatgaaagaatccgtttttttgttttgtgcaccAATAAATCTTGCTAGCACGAGTTTATTATCAAACCATGCGTCAAACCGCCGaagaggaaaaacacacaatggagacgcatggtggcGCACGTATTagatctttttttctctcgcgcTCCCGGCTCTAGTGAGCAATTCTTGGAAACCGAAACAGACGATGTAACAATTTGACAGATCGCTAGCTGAAACATGCGTTCAGCGATATTGCATCAATGTAGGCGTCGTATTTTACGATGGAGGGCGGGAAGCCGGCCACACCTTATGGGTATCCTGGTTTTTATTtactattttgttttctctctctctctttttttgtgttgtcttGAAGGTCTCGCTTGCCAAAATACGCGACATAACGAAGATTTGAAGATCGTAGTATAGTCGGTAGAAGCACGGGAAGCACGATGTGATGGTTCGATTTCATCCGCATGGGTCTCGCTAAAAATAGTGCAATTATTTACAAACGAATTCAAATCATGAAACACCACACGACCATCACTGGTAGCATCGCGGTGTTTTGCACGGTTTATTTGCCGCTTGGCTGGCTTGGTATCAAGCGGTGTACAGGTACATATTTGCAAATCTTAGACCTTCACCAAAACACGGACGAAATATGCCCGGTACTTTACCCTAGGTCAATGGCACCAAGAACCACCTAGGGATGCccatggtttattttttgggaGGGTGGgcgtaataaaataaattaaaaacggTTCTCCTTGATGGTGCAATTGCACCGATGACAGGTAAGGAATGTGTACGGGAACGGCAGTGCAACACAGTCAGCGGTGGCGCATAAATCGGCCGCGAACGCATTTTACCATTGCGACACAGTGGCACCGAAACCGTCACCGATCGAGACGAACGGCAAGCTCATCCGCCCCATACCGGCCGTTACTCGTATAATATGCGTGTGTTTCAAATTGTCACTGCATTTATTCTGTTGTTATGACAAATCCATTCGGATGGAGAGGATTTTGCAGGGAAGATACAATGTTTATATTGTGACGAGTTTGCAGAATTGGAGCAGTTGCGAAtatgctgttttttgttttctttcgccgATAGAGCCGTTGGCTAGTTTGACATGAGTGATCTAACAAAGAAGCTCATTGTCGGGGTAGAGAATGAGGACATGCGAGAACTATCGACGTAGAAATCGATTCTAGAACTGCGCTGTCCGCCCCGTGAAAGGGATGCTGTTGCTTTTCTACCCGTCTGTCGTTGAGCTAAATGATTGGTATGACAGGCTGGTACAGGAACTATGCCAAAACGCAAAAAATGTGGTCAAATCAATATTGGTCCTATACCGTTTGCGTCATTTTCAATAATAGTTTCAATGCATGTTCGGTTCATCATTTAAATGTAGtacgaaataaacaaaaacatgccgaaaggaaaaaaattcGTGGAAGGCAAGTAAACTATTGTATAATTAAGTGCCCCTTCTATGACTTATTTGCTAGTATTTATACTAATTTCGCTAGTATATTATTACGTATTCACTTTGTTcttatacagggtttctcacgatttattggttgatgggaactgaccagTAAACCcatgggaaaccctgtaagtagTTATTATACTTACTTTCAATACGTTCAATACGTAAGTTTAGCGCAGATAAGGCACGATCCCAACCCAGTATTAAAGGGGCCAACTTGTCTACAATTAAATCGTTGAGCGATAATTGGCAGGATGCAAAATTCTACAAAAGAATTATTTGACACGCTCTTTTCTGTGATAATGTTATTTAAATGGGATGGTGTAAcgaattttgtgttttcttttaagaGATCATCCATGAGGTTTGTGGTAAAAGCATGAACTCAAAGCCCTGTACATTATTTGGGATCTatgaaatgcatttttaactaatacttacaaaaaaactgatataataataattattaacttttattattataattatctaacaaacaaataaataaataaataaataaataaataaataaataaataaataaataaataaataaaataataaataaataaataaataaataaacaatttagtaaatatgaataattcaaattttgtatttaaataaTGTGATTTGACATTACTATAGCAAAGTTGATGCAGCAAAGTGtttaaataaatgtgcaacaattgAAATATAAATTTCTTATTTCTACTTTGGCGGCTTGTCAATTGAATGTCGAAAACCCCCGATTACGAAGaactttttaatttattggttAATGAAAATGCACACGATTAATTCTtaaacttacttacttatctgttttgatttatgttttttatgaAAAGAATGCCATTGTTATTGGACCGATTAAACCACCGGTACTTAACTAATCCAGAACGATCTACTGTAAACAGTATATGTTAATGTTTTTGTATCTTctaacatttttcaaacattttccatttgcagGTGACGTCGAATAAAACACATGGAAAACTTCTGGAAAGCTGTCAGTCGCAAAAAACCTAACAACGACGATGGAAGCCATTCGAAGCTGGCTCGTGTCCTGACCCTACTCGACCTCACCGGTCTTGGCGTGGGCAGCACGCTCGGCCTGGGTGCGTACGTGTTGGCGGGTTCCGTAGCTTATGAACAGGCTGGACCGGGTGTAGTCATTTCCTTCGTAATAGCGGCCCTAGCAGCGGCCATTGCGGGGCTCTGCTATGCGGAGTTTGCATCGCGCGTGCCCAAGGCCGGTTCCGCCTACATCTACACCTACATTACGATAGGCGAGTTTGCTGCCTTTACGATCGGGTGGAATCTAATGCTGGAGTACATTATCGGTGAGTGAGATAAGCAATGAGAAAATAACCTTTTTTTATAACTTTTGTGATCATTCTGTTCACCACAACACCAGGAACGGCAAGTGTTGCGCGAGGCTTAAGTGGATACATTGACGCACTGATCGACCATCGTATGGGAAACGCCATCAAGGATGTGGTTCAGATGCGTGTGAGTTTCTTGGCCGAGTACCCAGACGTATTTTCCTTCCTGGTCGTGCTAGTGATAACAGCCCTACTGGCGTACGGTGTGAAAGAATCAACTGTGCTGAACAATCTCTTCACCGGTGTGAATCTGATCGTCATAGTGGTCGTTTTGGTGTCAGTGGGCATTAAGGCTGATCCGGCTAACTGGGCGATCAAACCGGACGATCCAAACGTTCCAGCCGGGCTGGACATCGGTGCAGGCGGATTCCTCCCGTATGGCATCGCGGGCGTGATGGCCGGTGCTGCCAAATGTTTCTACGGCTACGTGGGCTTCGATTGTATCGCTACGACTGGCGAGGAGGCACAGAATCCTTCCCGGAACATTCCACTAGCCATCATCGCTTCGCTGATCATCATCTTTCTGTCGTACTTTGGCGTGGCGACCGTGCTTACCATGGCACTGCCGTACTATCTCCAGGACCCGATCGCACCCTTTCCGCGGCTTTTCGATTACCTCGGCTGGCAGGAGATCAAGTGGATTGTATCGATCGGTGCAATCTTTTCCCTGTGCACAAACTCATTGGGCGCAATGTTTCCGCTGCCTCGCGTTCTGTACGCTATGTCGTCGGATGGTCTCATCTTTAAGCAGTTGCGGACTGTCCATCCAAAGACTAAGACACCACTGCTGGCCACGATTCTTTCGGGCCTGTTTTCCGGTACGATGGCCATGCTGTTCAATTTGCATCAACTGATCGATATGAT
Proteins encoded:
- the LOC120955824 gene encoding cationic amino acid transporter 3; the encoded protein is MRADGPLRRFWSALTRKKQNEDDGSESKLARVLTLLDLTGLGVGSTLGLGVYVLAGSVAREQAGPAVVVSFLVAAVASAIAALCYAEFAARVPKAGSAYVYSYVSIGEFTAFTIGWNLILEYVIGTSSVARGMSGYIDSLVDNKISKAMREAMPIDVDFLSDYPDFFSFVVVLILAGLLAYGVKESTLMNNIFTGVNLIVIGIVLVAGGINCDPDNWTIDPKDIPPGYNGGAGGFAPFGFAGIMAGAAKCFYGFVGFDCIATTGEEAKNPERNIPLAIVISLIIIFLAYFGISTVLTMALPYYLQDPEAPFPHLFESIEWHAIKWIVSIGAIFALCTSLLGAMFPLPRVLYAMSSDGIIYKKLQTVHPKTQTPVLATLLSGLLAAIMAALFNLQQLIDMMSIGTLLAYTIVAVSVLVLRYQSEELLGSSEVSVTVPEVIRQLVNRERHQAPTKLSSAVVKFSVCIFAVFVCGACGILVPAEDYINGDYPGVIAGLAILVALLVGLFVVISLQPTDKIKLTFKVPLVPLLPLISVFFNLYLMFQLDSGTWIRFSVWIVIGYFIYFSYGIRHSIEGERLLTNAELAASKANGIDNTGYDGASDMVDQKDPAKFQGAPMYVIANEST
- the LOC120959180 gene encoding cationic amino acid transporter 2-like, translated to MENFWKAVSRKKPNNDDGSHSKLARVLTLLDLTGLGVGSTLGLGAYVLAGSVAYEQAGPGVVISFVIAALAAAIAGLCYAEFASRVPKAGSAYIYTYITIGEFAAFTIGWNLMLEYIIGTASVARGLSGYIDALIDHRMGNAIKDVVQMRVSFLAEYPDVFSFLVVLVITALLAYGVKESTVLNNLFTGVNLIVIVVVLVSVGIKADPANWAIKPDDPNVPAGLDIGAGGFLPYGIAGVMAGAAKCFYGYVGFDCIATTGEEAQNPSRNIPLAIIASLIIIFLSYFGVATVLTMALPYYLQDPIAPFPRLFDYLGWQEIKWIVSIGAIFSLCTNSLGAMFPLPRVLYAMSSDGLIFKQLRTVHPKTKTPLLATILSGLFSGTMAMLFNLHQLIDMMSIGTLLAYTIVAVSVLVLRYEQNTNFIVSSQTKSSTVMKQLFNLTCLTVPSSLSSDIVKVCVLIYAIVISVISSILAHAQDYLNSYNPLFCTLLAAMAIVAVLLTLIISCQPTEERQLTFRVPFVPFVPLISIFVNVYLMFQLDAATWVRFLVWLVVGFIIYFSYGIRHSVQGSGSQTLSESQLDIPFAMFTTVKQ